In Campylobacter massiliensis, the DNA window GAGCTAGCCATGCTCATCATGGGCTGGATCGTTGGTATCCCGGTCTTTTGCGATAGTGGCTTCGTCGTACTCGATCCGATCCGCCGCGCGATAAAGGAAAAAATCGGCGCCAACCCCGTAGCTATGGCGGTCGCGCTCTCGTGCGGCCTATACACCTCGCACGTGTTTATACCGCCGACTCCAGGCCCGATAGCGGCTGCCGGACTAGTTGGCGTAGGCCACAACCTGCTACTAGTCATCGCCGTGGGCGCGGTCGTTTCGATACCGGTTCTCATCGCGGGTTATCTTTTTGCTAAAACTATCGGCACAAAAGTGAGCCTAAAAGAGGATCTCGTAGACGTGGGCAAGAGCTACGACGAGATCATCAAAGAGCACGGTAAGCTGCCTTGCGCGTTTTTGAGCTTGGCGCCGATTTTTATGCCGATTTTGCTGATGGCGCTGGGTTCGGTCGTCTCGATACTAAAGCTAAAAGGCTCGTTTGCAAATTTCGTTTTATTTTTAGGCAACCCAATCATCGCGCTCGGCGTTGGAGTGCTATTTGCCGTTATCTTGCTGGCTAAAACGGGCAAGCTTGGCGAATTTAACCTCATGACTAACGAAACGCTAAAGATCGTCGGACCGATCCTTTTCATCACGGCTGCGGGCGGCGTGCTGGGTAACGTCATCGCTAAAGCGGGCTTTGTCGAGTTTATGAAGGCAAACGCCCATCTCATCGGCACCGTGGGCATATTTTTCCCATTTGTCATCTCGGCTATCATCAAGACCGCTCAGGGCAGCTCGACCGTGGCGCTTACGACGACGGCCTCTATCATGGGGCTTTTCACCGATAGCGGCTCGATGATGAGCGCGCTGGGGCTAACTAGCGAGATGGGCGCGGTGCTAACGGTGATGGCGATTGCTGCGGGCGCGATGACGGTTTCGCACGCTAACGATAGCTACTTCTGGGTCGTTACGAACTTTAGCAAGATGTCGCCGGAGCAGGGCTACAAGACCCAGACGATGCTTACCTTTATAATGGGTATCGTGGGTATGGCGACAGTTTGGGTAGCGTCGCTGATTTTACTGTAAATTTGACGGCTAAATTTGAGTGCGGTTTTGGCGTGACGAGACTGCACTCTTTACGGTATGAACGGTAAATTTTCAAATTTGTCCGCCCAGACCCGCATCTTGAAAATGTTAAATTTGGTTTGGTTAAATTTAGCGTTGCACATTAAATTTAATCTTGCTTGTTAAGGGGGTAGGGGCTTGAATTACGGTCTACTTGCAGTTGTGATGCAAAGCCGAAGCAAAAGAGTTCCCCTGCTCCATTTAATTCCCTCCCCCTACGACGTGAGAGGTTGCCGCACTGCGGCCCAGGTTTATGTGGCGCTATCGCGCCGCGCGTTTTTAAATTAGCAATGAAGCTAAATTCGGCTCGCGATTTAAAACTAAATTTGATAAAATCAGACCGTAAAATTTAAGGCGAAGTATTTTTTCTTTAGACGAGGCAGAAATAAGCCGAGCGAGGACGCATACAAGTAGTATGTAACCGAGCTTCGGCGAAATTTCTAACGAAGTATAAAGGAAAAAGACAAGCCGCTAACAAAAAAGGAAAACAGATGAAAATATTAATAGCAATCGACTCTTTTAAAGGCTCTCTGAGCTCTCTCGAGGCCGGCAACGCCGTAAAAGAGGGTCTCAAAGCCCTAGCCGGCGAGACCGATGAAGTGGTGGTTAAACCCATCGCGGACGGCGGCGAGGGTAGCGTGGTGGCGCTAGCGGATGCGCTAGATGGCGAGTTTATCGACGTCATCGTGCAAAATCCTCTCGGCGAAAAAATCCCCGCCAGATACGCGCTAGCAGGCGAGTTGGGCATCCTCGAGATGGCGTCTTCTAGCGGGCTCATGCTGGTGGAAAAAGAGCGTCGAAACCCAATGAAAACGAGCACTTACGGCTTTGGGCAGATGATTTTGCATGCTATTAGCAAGGGCGCGCGTAAATTTATCGTCGGTATCGGCGGCAGCGCGACGAACGATGCGGGTACGGGCATGCTAAGCGCGCTGGGATACGAGTTTTTTGACGAAAACGGCGAGCTGCTCGAGGGTAAAGGCGAAAACCTCATAAAAATCACCAAAATCTCAAACAAAAACGTAGTGTCCGAGCTGCAAGAGTGCGAATTCCTCGTGGCTTGCGACGTGGATAATCCGCTCTTTGGCAAAAACGGCGCGGCCTACGTTTACGGCCCGCAAAAAGGCGCGGACGAGCAGATGGTAAAGGATCTAGACGCTGGCCTTATAAGCTTTGCGAGCGCGACGAGCGAGCACTTTTCGAGCGAATTTTGGAACTTCAAGGGCGCGGGCGCGGCAGGCGGGCTAGGGTACGGGTTTGTGAGCTACCTAAACGCCAAACTAAAGCCCGGCATCGACATCATCATGGAGGAAATCCGCCTCGAAGAGGACGTGAAAAACGCTGATCTAATCATCACCGGCGAAGGGCGACTGGACTTTCAAAGCTCGATGGGCAAGACACCGACCGGAGTGGCGAAGATCGCCAAAAAATACGGCAAACCCGTCATTGCGCTAGCGGGCAGCGTGTCGCCTTGCGCGGGCGGCTGTAACGAAAACGGCATCGATGCGTTTTTTAGCGTATTAAATGAGCCAGTGAGCCTAGAGGAGGCGATGGATAAGCAAACCGCGACGCGCAATCTCAAAATGACCGCAGAGCAGGCATTGAGGCTATATTTGCTAGGGCGTAAGGGGTAAATTTACGTTTTGATACGGCGGTTTTTTCGGCAAATTTATCTATTTGCCGGCTTGAGCTTTGTTTGCTCGGCATGATTAGCGAGTCTGAGCGAACGTTTTGCATTTTACCGCATTTTTGCCTTTCGACGCGGTAGTTTCTCTAATTTTTCAAATTTGAGATCATGCTTTGTCGCTGCGAGTCCGTAAATTTATCTAGTAAATCAATAAAATTCGCGACGGTAAAAACAAATTTTAGTTTGAGTTTTTGCCGTGCGGATTTTGCGCCGAGTCGTAGCGCGAGCCTAAATTTAAAAAATCTAG includes these proteins:
- a CDS encoding GntP family permease, translated to MSGIALIVCFVIAVVVMIVLISKFGVHPFIAIMLVSLALAVVAGIDLVKVPAIIGEGFSGIFKSIGIVIILGALIGMALEKTGAALKLADMVVRCVGDKRPELAMLIMGWIVGIPVFCDSGFVVLDPIRRAIKEKIGANPVAMAVALSCGLYTSHVFIPPTPGPIAAAGLVGVGHNLLLVIAVGAVVSIPVLIAGYLFAKTIGTKVSLKEDLVDVGKSYDEIIKEHGKLPCAFLSLAPIFMPILLMALGSVVSILKLKGSFANFVLFLGNPIIALGVGVLFAVILLAKTGKLGEFNLMTNETLKIVGPILFITAAGGVLGNVIAKAGFVEFMKANAHLIGTVGIFFPFVISAIIKTAQGSSTVALTTTASIMGLFTDSGSMMSALGLTSEMGAVLTVMAIAAGAMTVSHANDSYFWVVTNFSKMSPEQGYKTQTMLTFIMGIVGMATVWVASLILL
- a CDS encoding glycerate kinase family protein — translated: MKILIAIDSFKGSLSSLEAGNAVKEGLKALAGETDEVVVKPIADGGEGSVVALADALDGEFIDVIVQNPLGEKIPARYALAGELGILEMASSSGLMLVEKERRNPMKTSTYGFGQMILHAISKGARKFIVGIGGSATNDAGTGMLSALGYEFFDENGELLEGKGENLIKITKISNKNVVSELQECEFLVACDVDNPLFGKNGAAYVYGPQKGADEQMVKDLDAGLISFASATSEHFSSEFWNFKGAGAAGGLGYGFVSYLNAKLKPGIDIIMEEIRLEEDVKNADLIITGEGRLDFQSSMGKTPTGVAKIAKKYGKPVIALAGSVSPCAGGCNENGIDAFFSVLNEPVSLEEAMDKQTATRNLKMTAEQALRLYLLGRKG